The following proteins are co-located in the Undibacter mobilis genome:
- the plsX gene encoding phosphate acyltransferase PlsX, giving the protein MPDKIRIAIDAMGGDHGPSVVLPGAAIALERHPDIEFLLFGDQAVVAPLLDGLPKLKEKAIFTHTDVSIRMDDKPSQALRYGRGKSSMWLAIDAVKQDAADVAVSAGNTGALMAMSWFNLKMMKGIERPAIAGLWPTLKGDSVVLDVGASIGADEHHLINLAVMGSAMARVLFDIERPTVGLLNIGVEEVKGLEQVREAGRLLREGDFPHFDYQGFVEGDDIGKGTVDVVVTEGFAGNIALKAAEGTAKQFAQYLRSAMSRTWRARLGYLLAKPAFQLLREKMDPRKANGGVFLGLNGVVIKSHGGADAEGYAAAIDMGYDMIRYELLAKIGQDLARDLEARSAAQAAKEAVTEPTANGAAS; this is encoded by the coding sequence ATGCCCGATAAGATTCGCATTGCGATAGACGCCATGGGCGGTGACCACGGGCCATCGGTGGTGCTGCCGGGCGCGGCCATCGCGCTGGAGCGTCATCCAGACATTGAATTCCTGCTGTTCGGCGATCAGGCGGTCGTGGCGCCGTTGCTCGACGGTCTGCCCAAGCTGAAAGAGAAGGCGATCTTCACCCATACCGACGTGTCGATCCGCATGGACGACAAGCCGAGCCAGGCGTTGCGCTACGGTCGCGGCAAGTCGTCGATGTGGCTGGCCATCGATGCGGTGAAACAAGATGCGGCCGACGTCGCCGTGTCCGCCGGCAATACCGGCGCGCTGATGGCGATGTCGTGGTTCAACCTGAAAATGATGAAGGGCATCGAGCGCCCCGCCATTGCCGGCCTGTGGCCGACGCTGAAGGGCGACTCCGTGGTGCTTGATGTCGGTGCCTCGATCGGCGCCGACGAACATCATCTCATCAACCTCGCCGTGATGGGCAGCGCCATGGCGCGCGTCCTGTTCGACATCGAACGGCCGACCGTGGGCCTGCTCAATATCGGGGTCGAAGAGGTCAAGGGCCTCGAACAGGTGCGCGAAGCCGGCCGCCTGCTCCGCGAAGGCGACTTCCCGCATTTCGATTATCAGGGCTTCGTCGAGGGCGACGACATCGGCAAAGGCACGGTGGACGTGGTGGTGACCGAAGGCTTCGCCGGCAATATCGCGCTTAAGGCTGCCGAAGGCACCGCCAAGCAGTTTGCGCAATATCTGCGCTCGGCGATGAGCCGGACCTGGCGAGCGCGTCTCGGCTATCTGCTGGCCAAGCCGGCTTTTCAGCTGCTGCGTGAAAAAATGGACCCGCGGAAGGCCAATGGCGGCGTCTTTCTGGGCCTCAACGGCGTTGTCATCAAGAGCCACGGCGGCGCTGACGCCGAAGGCTACGCCGCGGCTATCGACATGGGGTACGACATGATCCGTTACGAACTGCTCGCCAAGATCGGGCAGGATCTGGCCCGCGATCTTGAGGCCCGCTCGGCGGCACAGGCCGCCAAGGAGGCGGTGACGGAACCGACGGCGAACGGGGCGGCCTCGTGA
- a CDS encoding YceD family protein, translated as MSKKSGPPRGSQQAVAGITEVVPWSVPVTLDQIPETGLHRAIEASEAVCDAIARLASLRNVAGLGATFDLTRRGGKVEVTGRVRARVGQTCVVSLEPMETDIDEAIDLTFAPPPAGAVLADEGASERPHKAGEETPEPLLGNSIDLGAIAAEFLVLAIDPYPRKEGAEFAPPAVEETGNKPFAALAALQKEPGKRNN; from the coding sequence ATGAGCAAGAAGAGCGGCCCGCCGCGCGGGTCCCAACAGGCGGTTGCCGGTATTACCGAGGTGGTGCCGTGGAGTGTGCCGGTCACCCTCGACCAGATTCCGGAGACCGGCCTGCACCGCGCCATTGAGGCGTCGGAGGCGGTCTGCGACGCCATTGCGCGGCTGGCCTCGCTCCGCAACGTTGCCGGACTCGGCGCCACCTTCGATCTGACGCGGCGCGGCGGCAAGGTCGAGGTCACGGGCCGCGTTCGCGCGCGGGTCGGCCAGACCTGCGTGGTGTCGCTCGAGCCGATGGAAACCGATATCGACGAAGCGATCGACCTGACCTTCGCCCCGCCGCCCGCCGGCGCCGTGCTGGCTGACGAGGGCGCGTCCGAGCGGCCGCACAAGGCCGGCGAGGAGACCCCCGAGCCGCTTCTCGGCAATTCGATTGATCTCGGCGCGATCGCCGCCGAGTTCCTCGTTCTTGCCATCGACCCCTATCCGCGCAAGGAAGGGGCCGAATTTGCCCCGCCGGCGGTGGAGGAAACCGGCAACAAGCCTTTCGCCGCCTTGGCAGCCCTGCAGAAGGAGCCGGGAAAACGCAACAACTGA
- a CDS encoding ubiquinol-cytochrome C chaperone family protein codes for MIFSLFRRKPQRDTISALYGMIVAQARLPVFYRDYAVADTVNGRFDLIVLHLALVLERLTVNGQLEAAGQAVFDHFCRDMDDNLREMGISDLKVPKEMKRMGEAFYGRSRSYLDALDDRRALVTALTRNIYGGAPSAYDAAPRLADYVTAAAAALKTQDVTAIAAGAVQFPDPARVPAPAA; via the coding sequence ATGATCTTTTCCCTGTTCCGCCGCAAGCCTCAGCGCGACACCATTTCGGCCCTGTATGGCATGATCGTGGCACAGGCGCGATTGCCGGTGTTCTACCGTGACTACGCGGTCGCCGATACGGTTAACGGCCGTTTCGACCTGATCGTGCTGCATCTGGCCCTCGTTCTCGAGCGCCTGACGGTCAACGGCCAGCTCGAGGCGGCCGGGCAGGCGGTTTTCGACCATTTTTGCCGGGATATGGACGATAACCTGCGGGAAATGGGCATCAGCGACCTGAAGGTACCCAAGGAAATGAAGCGCATGGGCGAGGCCTTCTACGGCCGCTCCCGGTCTTATCTGGACGCTCTGGACGACCGCCGGGCCCTGGTGACGGCGCTGACGCGGAATATCTACGGGGGAGCGCCGTCGGCCTATGATGCCGCGCCCCGGCTCGCCGACTATGTGACGGCCGCCGCCGCCGCGCTGAAGACGCAGGACGTCACCGCCATCGCCGCCGGCGCGGTCCAGTTTCCCGATCCGGCGCGTGTGCCGGCACCTGCCGCCTGA
- a CDS encoding outer membrane protein assembly factor BamE: MSNARPTRLPDRRQGRVLARVLALGLTLAAPALLGGCGSFGETLQRGYVLPEGALEQIPIGATQEQVLIVLGTPSTVATVSGDVFYYISQKAERSAAFQPHEVTDQRVVAVYFDKDRKVTRLANYGIKDGKIFDFVSQTTETGGNQLNYLRGVFNAFKMF; encoded by the coding sequence ATGAGCAACGCCCGACCGACCCGCCTGCCCGATCGCCGCCAAGGACGCGTCCTTGCGCGCGTGCTCGCCCTCGGTCTGACATTGGCCGCGCCGGCTTTGCTTGGCGGCTGCGGCAGCTTCGGCGAGACCTTGCAACGCGGCTACGTGCTGCCCGAAGGCGCGCTCGAACAGATTCCGATCGGCGCGACACAGGAGCAGGTGCTGATCGTGCTCGGCACGCCATCGACGGTCGCCACCGTCAGCGGCGACGTGTTCTACTACATCTCCCAGAAGGCCGAGCGCAGCGCCGCCTTCCAGCCGCACGAAGTCACCGACCAGCGCGTCGTTGCCGTCTATTTCGACAAGGACCGCAAGGTCACGCGCCTCGCCAACTATGGCATCAAGGACGGCAAGATCTTCGACTTCGTCTCGCAGACCACCGAAACCGGCGGCAACCAGCTCAACTACCTGCGCGGTGTGTTCAACGCCTTCAAGATGTTCTGA
- a CDS encoding sodium-translocating pyrophosphatase: MTALWAIIACGALSIVYGIWAIKSVMSADAGNARMQEIAAAIAEGAQAYLKRQYTAIAIVGVVVFIGLWLLLGSWVAIGFLIGAVLSGAAGFIGMNVSVRANVRTAQAATKSLSDGLDISFKAGAVTGMLVAGLALLGVAVYYWFLIGPKGLAPDNRVVIDALVALSFGASLISIFARLGGGIFTKGADVGADLVGKVEAGIPEDDPRNPATIADNVGDNVGDCAGMAADLFETYAVTVVATMVLAAIFFAGQPILGSAMLYPLAICGACIVTSIIGTFFVKLGANGSIMGALYKGLIAGGVLSIGGLAIATQYTIGWGQIGTVAGLAITGKNLFICGVLGLVITGLIVWITEYYTGTGKRPVVSIAQASVTGHGTNVIQGLAVSLESTALPAIVIVGGIIVTYQLAGLFGTAIAVTTMLGLAGIIVALDAFGPVTDNAGGIAEMAGLPKEVRHNTDALDAVGNTTKAVTKGYAIGSAGLGALVLFAAYTNDIAAFTKSGAAYFKDIGTVSFDLSNPYVVAGLIFGGLIPYLFGGIAMTAVGRAAGSVVEEVRRQFKEMPGIMQGTQRPDYGRAVDMLTRAAIKEMIIPSLLPVLAPIVVYFGVLWISGSKANAFAALGASLLGVIVNGLFVAISMTSGGGAWDNAKKSFEDGFIDKDGVKHLKGSEAHKASVTGDTVGDPYKDTAGPAVNPAIKITNIVALLLLAILAH; this comes from the coding sequence ATGACTGCTCTTTGGGCCATTATCGCCTGCGGTGCGCTCTCCATCGTCTACGGCATCTGGGCGATCAAGTCCGTGATGTCCGCCGACGCCGGCAATGCGCGGATGCAGGAGATTGCAGCTGCGATCGCTGAGGGCGCGCAGGCTTATCTCAAGCGTCAATACACCGCGATCGCCATCGTCGGCGTCGTCGTTTTCATCGGCCTTTGGCTGCTGCTTGGCAGCTGGGTCGCCATCGGCTTCCTGATCGGCGCCGTGCTGTCGGGTGCCGCGGGCTTCATCGGCATGAACGTGTCGGTGCGCGCCAACGTCCGCACCGCGCAGGCCGCGACCAAGTCGCTGTCCGACGGTCTCGACATCTCGTTCAAGGCCGGTGCAGTGACCGGCATGCTGGTGGCCGGCCTCGCGCTGCTCGGCGTTGCCGTCTACTACTGGTTCCTGATCGGACCGAAGGGGCTCGCCCCGGATAACCGCGTCGTCATCGACGCGCTGGTCGCGCTGTCCTTCGGCGCCTCGCTGATCTCGATCTTCGCCCGTCTCGGCGGCGGCATCTTCACGAAGGGCGCCGACGTCGGCGCCGACCTGGTCGGCAAGGTCGAAGCCGGTATCCCGGAAGATGATCCGCGCAACCCGGCCACCATCGCCGACAACGTCGGTGACAATGTCGGCGACTGCGCTGGCATGGCGGCCGACCTGTTCGAGACCTATGCGGTGACGGTTGTCGCCACCATGGTTCTGGCCGCGATCTTCTTCGCCGGTCAGCCGATCCTCGGCTCGGCGATGCTGTATCCGCTCGCGATCTGCGGCGCCTGCATCGTGACCTCGATCATCGGCACGTTCTTCGTCAAGCTCGGCGCGAACGGCTCGATCATGGGTGCGCTGTACAAGGGGCTCATCGCCGGCGGCGTGCTCTCGATCGGCGGTCTCGCCATCGCGACACAGTACACCATCGGCTGGGGCCAGATCGGCACCGTCGCGGGTCTCGCGATCACCGGCAAGAACCTGTTCATCTGCGGCGTTCTCGGTCTCGTCATCACTGGCCTGATCGTCTGGATCACCGAGTACTACACCGGCACGGGCAAGCGCCCGGTCGTCTCGATCGCCCAGGCGTCGGTCACCGGTCACGGCACCAACGTCATTCAGGGCCTCGCGGTCTCGCTTGAATCGACCGCGCTGCCCGCCATCGTCATCGTCGGCGGCATCATCGTGACCTACCAGCTCGCCGGCCTGTTCGGCACGGCGATCGCGGTGACCACGATGCTCGGCCTTGCCGGCATCATCGTCGCGCTCGATGCCTTCGGCCCGGTCACCGACAATGCCGGCGGCATTGCCGAAATGGCGGGTCTGCCGAAGGAAGTGCGTCACAACACCGACGCGCTCGACGCGGTCGGCAACACCACCAAGGCCGTCACCAAGGGCTATGCCATCGGTTCGGCCGGCCTCGGCGCGCTGGTGCTGTTCGCCGCCTACACCAACGACATCGCCGCCTTCACCAAGTCGGGCGCCGCGTACTTCAAGGACATCGGCACGGTCTCGTTCGACCTGTCGAATCCCTACGTGGTTGCCGGCCTGATCTTCGGCGGCCTGATCCCGTACCTGTTCGGCGGCATCGCCATGACTGCGGTCGGCCGTGCGGCCGGTTCGGTCGTGGAAGAAGTCCGTCGTCAGTTCAAGGAAATGCCCGGCATCATGCAGGGCACGCAGCGTCCGGACTACGGCCGTGCGGTGGACATGCTCACCCGCGCCGCCATCAAGGAGATGATCATCCCGTCGCTCCTGCCGGTGCTGGCGCCGATCGTCGTCTATTTCGGCGTGCTGTGGATCTCGGGCTCGAAGGCCAACGCCTTCGCGGCTTTGGGTGCCTCGCTGCTCGGCGTGATCGTCAACGGCCTGTTCGTCGCCATCTCGATGACCTCGGGCGGCGGCGCCTGGGACAACGCCAAGAAGTCGTTTGAAGACGGCTTCATCGACAAGGACGGCGTCAAGCATCTGAAGGGTTCGGAGGCTCACAAGGCGTCCGTGACCGGCGACACCGTCGGCGATCCCTACAAGGACACGGCGGGCCCCGCCGTGAACCCGGCGATCAAGATCACCAACATCGTGGCTCTGCTGCTGCTGGCGATCCTGGCGCACTAA
- a CDS encoding GNAT family N-acetyltransferase yields MTNAPSFAIHHVQNAADLADAIRLFRAYAESLPIDLAYQGFEAEMAAMPGKYAPPKGVLLIARNGAGRAIACAALRPIEPDGTCEMKRLYVTAEGRGLGLGKRLVETLFDEARRIGYREMRLDTLPSMTEAIALYHRFGFVPMEAYYDTPIEGTLFMRKVL; encoded by the coding sequence ATGACCAATGCGCCATCCTTCGCCATTCACCACGTTCAAAACGCGGCCGATCTTGCCGACGCCATCCGTCTGTTTCGTGCCTATGCGGAGTCGCTGCCCATTGATCTTGCCTATCAGGGCTTCGAGGCCGAGATGGCGGCAATGCCGGGCAAATACGCGCCGCCCAAGGGCGTGCTGCTGATTGCGCGCAATGGTGCGGGCCGGGCGATTGCCTGCGCCGCGTTGCGGCCGATCGAACCCGACGGCACCTGCGAGATGAAGCGGCTCTACGTGACGGCGGAGGGCCGGGGGCTTGGGCTCGGCAAGAGGCTGGTCGAGACTTTGTTCGATGAGGCGCGGCGTATCGGCTATCGCGAAATGCGGCTCGATACGCTGCCGTCGATGACGGAGGCGATCGCGCTCTACCACCGCTTCGGCTTTGTGCCGATGGAAGCCTATTACGACACGCCGATTGAAGGCACGTTGTTCATGCGCAAGGTGTTGTAG
- a CDS encoding MFS transporter has protein sequence MSAAAEPQPHVFDDNLAKRNARVLAVAQALAGGNNTVIVSTASIVGSMLAPDPGLATLPVTGMVMGMWVGTLPLGYLARRFGRRNALQSGSLFGVLSGLVSYSAVMQGSFWLLILGTFFGGLYAAAHLSYRFAAADTASERMRAKVVSWVLAGGVFAAVIGPQLVIFTKDILTPYTFAASYLGQSACAVLAAIVLAFVKVPPPAPPRHDAMRPLGEIVRVPRFIVAVVCGVVSYGVMNLVMTSAPLAMVGCGHSVTDAALGIQWHVLAMYAPSFFTGSLIARFGVERITGIGLLILAASAVVAVAGLSVAHFWGALILQGIGWNFAFIGATTMVTQCHRPEERTKVQSFNDFIIFGSMAVTSFSSGQFLALFGWATINELVFPIVGVAGALLIWLMIRKRAEAAAAI, from the coding sequence ATGTCGGCTGCCGCCGAACCCCAGCCGCACGTCTTCGATGACAATCTGGCCAAGCGAAATGCGCGGGTCCTTGCCGTGGCGCAGGCGCTCGCCGGCGGCAACAACACCGTCATTGTCTCGACCGCTTCGATCGTCGGTTCGATGCTGGCGCCCGATCCGGGACTGGCGACCTTGCCCGTCACCGGCATGGTCATGGGCATGTGGGTCGGTACGCTGCCGCTCGGTTATCTCGCGCGCCGCTTCGGCCGCCGCAATGCGCTGCAGTCGGGTTCGCTGTTCGGCGTGCTGTCCGGGCTGGTCTCCTACAGCGCGGTGATGCAGGGCTCGTTCTGGCTGCTGATCCTCGGCACCTTCTTCGGCGGTCTCTACGCGGCCGCGCATCTGTCGTACCGTTTTGCCGCTGCGGATACCGCGAGCGAGCGGATGCGGGCCAAGGTCGTGTCCTGGGTGCTGGCCGGCGGCGTGTTCGCTGCGGTGATCGGGCCGCAGCTCGTCATCTTCACCAAGGATATCCTGACGCCTTACACCTTCGCGGCCAGCTATCTCGGCCAGTCGGCCTGCGCCGTGCTCGCGGCCATCGTGCTCGCTTTCGTCAAGGTGCCGCCGCCGGCGCCGCCGCGCCACGATGCCATGCGCCCGCTCGGCGAGATCGTGCGCGTGCCGCGCTTCATCGTCGCGGTGGTGTGCGGCGTGGTCAGCTACGGCGTCATGAATCTGGTCATGACCTCGGCGCCGCTGGCCATGGTCGGCTGCGGCCATTCGGTGACCGACGCCGCGCTCGGCATTCAGTGGCATGTGCTGGCGATGTATGCGCCAAGTTTCTTCACCGGTTCGTTGATCGCGCGCTTCGGCGTCGAGCGCATCACCGGCATCGGCCTGTTGATCCTCGCAGCCTCCGCCGTTGTCGCCGTGGCAGGGCTTTCGGTTGCGCATTTCTGGGGCGCGCTGATTCTGCAGGGCATCGGCTGGAATTTCGCCTTCATCGGCGCCACCACGATGGTGACGCAGTGCCACCGGCCGGAGGAACGCACCAAGGTGCAGTCCTTCAACGACTTCATCATCTTCGGCTCGATGGCGGTGACGTCGTTCTCGTCGGGCCAGTTTCTGGCGCTGTTCGGCTGGGCGACGATCAATGAGCTCGTCTTCCCGATCGTCGGCGTTGCCGGTGCGCTGCTGATTTGGCTGATGATACGCAAGCGCGCCGAGGCGGCGGCCGCGATTTAG
- a CDS encoding alpha-hydroxy acid oxidase: MDDDKIRQSFMPAGQTENFLKHLRQFPTSSYFRRMAPRRVPRFAFEYCDTGAGDDVGIAHNWASLDGVKIVPRYGVTAVSPPVDVELFGTRYAAPIGIAPMGGPSMVWPGADLILAKAAQAARVPYTLGVVGGATIEQVAAVAPDVFWLQMYRFARNDHKIGFDLVRRAAAAGVKVLTLTVDTPVRTIRSREAYAGLGWEFKPDLRMFAEMLMRPRWLMALLRNGYPRFASMQEYAGGLTATNDIIRFARSEMGGAFLWDEIARFRDAWKGPMTVKGIMHPEDAEKALSLGIDGIWVSNHGGRQIEALAPTIDVLPAIAEVVGTRATILFDSGVRSGQDVMRALALGAQAAFAGKAFLWSLAALGEEGPAQLIDLFMNDLRGSLGQIGAQSPAEARAAKVVHPTRIAF, encoded by the coding sequence ATGGACGACGACAAGATCCGGCAATCCTTCATGCCGGCGGGACAGACAGAGAATTTCCTCAAGCACCTGCGGCAATTCCCGACCTCGTCCTACTTCCGCCGCATGGCGCCGCGCCGGGTGCCGCGCTTCGCCTTCGAATATTGCGACACCGGCGCCGGCGACGATGTCGGCATCGCGCATAACTGGGCCTCGCTCGACGGCGTCAAGATCGTGCCGCGCTACGGCGTCACCGCGGTGTCGCCGCCGGTCGATGTCGAATTGTTCGGCACCCGCTACGCGGCGCCGATCGGCATTGCGCCGATGGGCGGGCCGTCGATGGTGTGGCCCGGCGCCGATCTGATCCTGGCCAAGGCGGCGCAGGCGGCGCGCGTGCCTTACACGCTGGGCGTGGTCGGCGGCGCCACCATCGAACAGGTGGCTGCTGTCGCGCCCGATGTGTTCTGGCTGCAGATGTATCGCTTCGCGCGCAACGATCACAAGATCGGTTTCGATCTGGTCCGGCGTGCCGCCGCCGCCGGCGTCAAGGTGTTGACGCTCACCGTCGATACGCCGGTGCGCACCATCCGCTCGCGCGAGGCCTATGCCGGGCTCGGCTGGGAGTTCAAGCCCGATCTGCGCATGTTCGCCGAGATGCTGATGCGGCCGCGCTGGCTGATGGCGCTGCTGCGCAACGGCTATCCGCGTTTCGCCAGCATGCAGGAATATGCCGGCGGGCTCACCGCGACCAACGACATCATCCGCTTTGCCCGCAGCGAAATGGGCGGCGCCTTCCTGTGGGATGAGATCGCGCGCTTCCGCGACGCCTGGAAGGGACCGATGACGGTCAAGGGCATCATGCATCCCGAGGACGCCGAGAAGGCGCTGTCGCTCGGCATTGACGGCATCTGGGTGTCGAACCATGGCGGCCGCCAGATCGAGGCGCTGGCGCCGACGATCGACGTGCTGCCGGCCATCGCCGAGGTCGTCGGAACCCGGGCCACCATCCTGTTCGACAGTGGTGTCCGCTCCGGCCAGGACGTGATGCGCGCGCTGGCGCTTGGCGCCCAGGCCGCCTTCGCCGGCAAGGCGTTCCTGTGGTCGCTGGCGGCGCTGGGTGAGGAGGGGCCCGCCCAGCTCATCGATCTCTTCATGAACGACCTGCGGGGTTCCCTCGGTCAGATCGGCGCGCAATCGCCGGCCGAGGCGCGCGCCGCCAAGGTCGTCCATCCGACCCGGATCGCCTTCTGA
- the thiL gene encoding thiamine-phosphate kinase: MSDSPSGEDKLIARFFGPIATDPGALGLTDDAAFIKPPPGTEMVLKTDAIVSGIHFFPEDPADAVAQKALRVNLSDLAAKGAKPLGFLVSLALPKEIDEAWLSAFASGLREDAATYKCPLFGGDTVRSPGPIMVSVATFGSVPEGRMVRRAGAKAGDHVFVTGTIGDAALGLKLRQGASWPLDEKQREHLLSRYLLPRPRNALTQAVLDYASASMDVSDGLAGDLAKLCRVSKVAAGIEVARVPLSDAAQAAIAHDAALIEPALTGGDDFEILCTVSPANIDRFRVAAMMARTAIADIGVIGEGEGAVFRGADGQPMTFTRASFSHF; the protein is encoded by the coding sequence ATGTCCGACTCTCCCTCCGGCGAAGACAAACTGATCGCGCGCTTCTTCGGTCCCATTGCGACCGATCCCGGCGCGCTGGGCCTCACCGACGACGCTGCTTTCATCAAGCCGCCGCCGGGCACCGAGATGGTGCTCAAGACCGACGCCATTGTCAGCGGCATTCACTTCTTTCCCGAAGACCCGGCCGACGCCGTGGCGCAGAAGGCGCTGCGCGTGAACCTGTCCGATCTTGCCGCCAAGGGCGCAAAGCCGCTCGGCTTCCTTGTTTCGCTGGCACTGCCGAAAGAGATCGACGAGGCGTGGCTGTCCGCCTTCGCCAGCGGCCTGCGCGAGGATGCGGCCACTTATAAATGCCCGCTGTTCGGCGGCGACACCGTGCGCTCGCCGGGTCCCATCATGGTCTCGGTCGCGACCTTCGGCAGCGTGCCGGAAGGCCGCATGGTGCGCCGCGCCGGCGCCAAAGCGGGCGATCATGTCTTCGTCACCGGCACGATTGGCGATGCCGCGCTCGGCCTCAAGCTGCGGCAGGGCGCGAGCTGGCCGCTGGACGAGAAGCAGCGCGAGCATCTTTTGTCCCGCTATCTGCTGCCGCGCCCGCGCAACGCGCTGACCCAGGCCGTGCTCGATTATGCCTCGGCCTCGATGGATGTCTCGGACGGTCTGGCCGGCGATCTCGCCAAGCTGTGCCGTGTCTCAAAGGTTGCAGCCGGCATCGAGGTCGCGCGCGTGCCGCTGTCCGATGCCGCGCAAGCCGCGATTGCGCATGACGCAGCGCTTATCGAGCCGGCGCTGACCGGCGGCGACGACTTCGAAATTCTCTGCACCGTCTCGCCGGCCAACATCGACCGCTTCCGCGTCGCCGCCATGATGGCCCGCACCGCGATCGCGGATATCGGCGTGATCGGGGAGGGCGAGGGCGCTGTGTTCCGCGGCGCCGATGGCCAGCCGATGACCTTCACCCGCGCCTCGTTCAGTCATTTCTGA
- the nusB gene encoding transcription antitermination factor NusB: MSKPPTNGGKDARKANKRGAARLAAVQALYQMDMAGSGLNEILAEFESHWLGREVEGAQYLPAEAAFFRDIVTGVVREQRALDPMIDEALQRGWPLQRIEAVIRAALRAGAYELSHRRDIPARVVITEYADVAAAFVERDETGMVNAVLDQLARKLRGEEFTA; this comes from the coding sequence ATGAGCAAGCCTCCGACCAACGGCGGCAAGGACGCGCGCAAGGCCAACAAGCGCGGCGCGGCGCGGCTCGCCGCCGTCCAGGCGCTCTACCAGATGGATATGGCCGGCAGCGGCCTCAACGAGATTCTCGCCGAATTCGAGAGCCACTGGCTCGGCCGCGAGGTCGAGGGGGCGCAATATCTGCCGGCGGAAGCCGCATTCTTCCGCGACATCGTCACCGGCGTGGTGCGCGAGCAGCGTGCGCTCGATCCGATGATCGACGAGGCCTTGCAGCGCGGCTGGCCGCTCCAGCGCATCGAGGCGGTGATCCGCGCCGCCTTGCGCGCCGGCGCTTACGAACTCTCGCATCGCCGCGACATCCCGGCCCGCGTCGTCATTACCGAATATGCCGACGTCGCCGCCGCTTTTGTCGAGCGCGATGAAACCGGCATGGTCAATGCCGTGCTCGACCAGCTCGCCCGCAAACTGCGCGGCGAGGAGTTTACCGCGTAA
- the ribH gene encoding 6,7-dimethyl-8-ribityllumazine synthase, translated as MAKKTTASKTGGKAAAGKTAAQAKPPHVLIVEARFYDAIADELLRGAKAVLDEAGATYDVITVPGALEIPGAVAIALEAPKTKGKFDGVVALGCVIQGETYHFDLVSNESARGLTDLSVQRALPIGNGILTVDNEGQARARLGGLHGHKGEGAAKAALAMIALKRSLSGK; from the coding sequence ATGGCCAAGAAGACCACCGCATCCAAAACCGGCGGCAAGGCGGCGGCGGGCAAAACCGCGGCGCAAGCCAAACCGCCGCATGTGCTCATCGTCGAAGCGCGCTTCTATGATGCGATTGCCGACGAGCTGCTGCGCGGCGCCAAAGCGGTGCTCGATGAAGCCGGCGCGACCTATGACGTAATCACGGTTCCCGGCGCGCTGGAAATCCCGGGCGCGGTCGCCATCGCGCTTGAAGCGCCGAAGACCAAAGGCAAGTTCGACGGCGTCGTCGCGCTCGGCTGCGTCATCCAGGGCGAAACCTATCACTTCGATCTGGTGTCGAATGAATCGGCGCGCGGCCTGACCGATCTGTCGGTGCAGCGCGCGTTGCCGATCGGCAACGGCATCCTCACCGTCGACAACGAAGGCCAGGCGCGGGCGCGCCTCGGCGGCCTGCACGGTCACAAGGGCGAGGGCGCCGCCAAGGCTGCACTGGCGATGATTGCGCTGAAGCGGTCCCTGAGCGGGAAGTAA